A single genomic interval of Solimonas sp. K1W22B-7 harbors:
- a CDS encoding SRPBCC family protein, producing the protein MDDFGVVTEPGTLRMDRLLPGPIERVWSYLTDSDKRARWLAAGPMDLQIGGRVDLAFHNSLLSSKVEEPPEHYRNADCSKLQGRVTRCEPPYRLSFTWGTGADASEVSFDLSEQGSDVRLVLTHRRIGERRMLLSVAGGWHTHVGILVDRLNGREPPGFWSTHTALEAEYGRRL; encoded by the coding sequence ATGGATGACTTTGGTGTGGTGACCGAACCCGGCACCTTGCGCATGGACCGCCTGCTGCCCGGGCCCATCGAGCGGGTCTGGAGCTATCTCACGGACTCGGACAAGCGCGCACGCTGGCTCGCCGCCGGGCCGATGGACCTGCAGATCGGCGGGCGCGTGGACCTGGCGTTCCACAACAGCCTGCTGTCGTCGAAGGTCGAGGAGCCGCCCGAGCACTACCGCAACGCGGACTGCTCGAAGCTGCAGGGCCGCGTCACCCGCTGCGAGCCGCCTTACCGGCTGAGCTTCACCTGGGGCACGGGTGCCGATGCCTCGGAAGTGAGCTTCGACCTGAGCGAACAGGGCAGCGACGTGCGCCTGGTGCTGACGCACCGCCGCATCGGCGAGCGCCGCATGCTGCTGAGCGTGGCCGGCGGCTGGCACACGCATGTCGGCATCCTGGTGGACCGCCTCAACGGCCGCGAACCGCCCGGCTTCTGGTCGACGCATACGGCGCTGGAGGCGGAGTACGGACGCAGGCTCTAG
- a CDS encoding helix-turn-helix domain-containing protein — MTATTIYKGGSLTVMDYRCDAGPQDAPYPEVHGGYSVSYVRKGSFGLRSRGASFELVAGSLMVGCPGDEYLCTHDHHVCGDECLSFQLSAEWVEALGGGQKPWRSLSLPPLPQLVVLGELAQAVADGGSDIGMDEAGLLFAARFVELVSGHRRTPPAAPPRDRRRAVEAALWLDANSPSEVDLERAAREAGLSPFHFLRLFAKVVGVTPHQYLLRSRLRHAARLLADEDRAITDVALDVGFADLSNFVRSFHRAAGVSPGGFRRAAKGDRKILQEKIAARP, encoded by the coding sequence ATGACGGCCACGACGATCTACAAGGGCGGCTCGCTGACGGTGATGGACTACCGCTGCGATGCCGGCCCGCAGGATGCGCCCTACCCCGAGGTGCATGGCGGCTATTCCGTGTCCTATGTGCGCAAGGGCAGCTTCGGCCTGCGCAGTCGCGGTGCCAGCTTCGAGCTGGTGGCCGGTTCGCTGATGGTGGGTTGCCCCGGCGACGAATACCTCTGCACCCACGATCACCACGTCTGCGGCGACGAGTGCCTGTCCTTTCAGCTCTCCGCCGAATGGGTGGAGGCCCTGGGCGGCGGACAGAAACCCTGGCGCAGCCTCAGCCTGCCGCCGCTGCCGCAACTGGTGGTGCTGGGCGAGCTGGCGCAGGCCGTGGCCGACGGTGGCAGCGACATCGGCATGGACGAGGCGGGCCTGCTGTTCGCCGCGCGCTTCGTCGAGCTGGTTTCCGGCCACCGCCGGACTCCGCCCGCCGCGCCGCCGCGCGACCGCCGCCGTGCGGTCGAGGCGGCACTATGGCTGGACGCGAATTCTCCCAGTGAAGTGGACCTGGAACGCGCCGCGCGCGAGGCTGGCCTGAGCCCCTTCCACTTCCTGCGTCTGTTCGCCAAGGTCGTGGGGGTGACTCCGCACCAATACCTGTTGCGCTCGCGCCTGCGCCATGCCGCGCGCCTGCTGGCGGACGAGGACCGCGCCATCACCGACGTAGCGCTGGACGTCGGCTTCGCCGACCTCTCCAACTTCGTGCGCAGCTTCCACCGCGCCGCCGGCGTCTCGCCCGGCGGCTTCCGC
- the soxR gene encoding redox-sensitive transcriptional activator SoxR — protein MVSPHDELSVGQVAQRSGVAVSTLHFYESRGLIHSRRSAGNQRRYTRDTLRHIAIIRVAQRVGIPLETIGEALAQLPEGRIPTLADWTRMSRTWREELDARIEQLTQLRDQLTDCIGCGCLSIERCRLRNPGDKLAVEGSGPRHLMKKT, from the coding sequence ATGGTATCGCCGCATGACGAACTCAGCGTGGGGCAGGTAGCCCAGCGCAGTGGCGTGGCGGTGTCGACGCTGCACTTCTATGAAAGCCGCGGCCTGATCCACAGCCGCCGCAGTGCCGGCAACCAGCGCCGCTACACCCGCGACACGCTGCGCCATATCGCCATCATCCGCGTCGCCCAGCGCGTCGGCATTCCGCTGGAGACCATCGGCGAGGCGCTGGCGCAACTGCCCGAGGGCCGCATCCCGACGCTGGCCGACTGGACGCGCATGTCGCGGACCTGGCGCGAGGAACTGGACGCGCGCATCGAGCAGCTGACGCAGCTGCGCGACCAGCTCACGGACTGCATCGGCTGCGGCTGCCTGTCGATCGAGCGCTGCCGCCTGCGCAATCCCGGCGACAAGCTCGCCGTGGAGGGTAGCGGCCCGCGGCACCTGATGAAGAAGACCTGA
- a CDS encoding ArsR/SmtB family transcription factor: protein MVNQSSSRLDLVFQALADPTRRQMLRSLAGRERTVGELAEPFRISLAAASKHVKTLERAGLVRRTVQGRSHFCRLDPKPMAGAHEWLGFYERFWGERLDALEALLRHPGKE from the coding sequence ATGGTTAATCAATCATCATCCCGCCTGGATCTCGTGTTCCAGGCCCTGGCGGACCCCACCCGGCGGCAGATGCTGCGCAGCCTCGCGGGGCGCGAGCGCACGGTCGGCGAACTGGCGGAGCCCTTCCGCATTTCGCTGGCCGCCGCCTCCAAGCACGTCAAGACCCTGGAGCGCGCCGGCCTGGTGCGCCGCACCGTGCAGGGACGCAGTCATTTCTGCCGGCTCGATCCCAAGCCCATGGCCGGCGCACACGAGTGGCTGGGCTTCTACGAACGTTTCTGGGGTGAGCGTCTCGATGCCCTCGAGGCGCTGCTGCGACATCCCGGGAAGGAGTGA
- a CDS encoding NADP-dependent oxidoreductase, with product MNSIVRLLQQATPRPASPGTMRALLLAEYGGPELLQVRQLPLPEPREGELRVRVIAAGLQPVDAAVRRGAFARGGAFASALPLTPGNEFAGVVDKVGADIGHFRRGESVLGWTLLKACAEYLVVPAAQVLHKPSILPWDEAGALSASGQTAHTALEALQLRAGETLLVHGAAGGVGTMAVQLARAYGLRVIGSASPRNHDYLRVLGAEPVAYGEGMEERLRAMAPGGIDAALDAAGGDALYVSLNLVRERRRIVTLVEFTKAELFGVQAVRSQRSTARLGELLQLHAQGQLRVHVSGRYALEDAAAAHREIEAGHVRGKLVLRIGAAHE from the coding sequence ATGAACAGCATTGTCCGCCTGCTGCAGCAGGCTACCCCGCGCCCCGCCAGCCCCGGCACCATGCGCGCGCTGCTGCTGGCCGAGTACGGCGGGCCGGAGCTGCTGCAGGTCCGGCAGTTGCCGCTGCCCGAACCGCGGGAAGGGGAGCTGCGCGTGCGCGTGATCGCGGCCGGCCTGCAGCCGGTGGACGCGGCGGTGCGCCGCGGCGCCTTCGCACGCGGGGGCGCTTTTGCCTCGGCGCTGCCGCTGACGCCGGGCAACGAGTTCGCCGGCGTGGTCGACAAGGTCGGCGCGGACATCGGCCATTTCCGGCGCGGCGAATCGGTACTGGGCTGGACCCTGCTCAAGGCCTGCGCCGAGTACCTGGTGGTGCCGGCGGCGCAGGTGCTGCACAAGCCCTCGATCCTGCCCTGGGACGAGGCCGGCGCCCTGTCGGCCTCGGGCCAGACGGCGCATACCGCGCTCGAAGCACTGCAGCTGCGCGCCGGCGAAACCCTGCTGGTGCACGGCGCGGCCGGCGGCGTCGGCACGATGGCGGTGCAGCTGGCGCGGGCATACGGCCTGCGCGTGATCGGCAGCGCCAGCCCGCGCAACCACGACTATCTGCGCGTCCTCGGTGCCGAGCCGGTGGCCTACGGCGAGGGCATGGAGGAACGCCTGCGCGCGATGGCGCCGGGCGGTATCGACGCCGCGCTGGATGCGGCTGGCGGAGATGCCCTGTACGTGTCCCTGAACCTGGTGCGCGAGCGCCGCCGCATCGTCACCCTGGTGGAATTCACCAAGGCGGAGCTGTTCGGGGTGCAGGCGGTCCGCAGCCAGCGCTCCACTGCGCGCCTGGGCGAGCTGCTGCAGCTGCACGCGCAGGGGCAGCTGCGCGTACACGTCTCCGGTCGCTACGCGCTGGAAGACGCGGCGGCGGCGCATCGCGAGATCGAAGCCGGGCATGTGCGCGGCAAGCTGGTGCTGCGCATCGGGGCCGCGCATGAATGA
- a CDS encoding methylated-DNA--[protein]-cysteine S-methyltransferase, translated as MKQGLCLFDTPLGRCGIAWGERGLVGTQLPEVDERRTLARLRRRYPELQEALPPEPVSAAIDSILALLRGEPRDLREIVLDTAGLQAFALGVYELARAIPPGQTRTYGELATALGDPGAARAVGRALGANPFPIVVPCHRILGAGDWSGGFSAHGGVETKKKLLFIESGGRGQQELF; from the coding sequence ATGAAACAAGGACTCTGCCTGTTCGACACGCCGCTGGGCCGCTGCGGCATCGCCTGGGGTGAACGCGGCCTGGTCGGCACGCAGCTGCCTGAAGTAGACGAGCGGCGCACGCTTGCGCGCTTGCGGCGGCGCTACCCGGAGTTGCAGGAAGCGCTGCCGCCGGAGCCGGTGAGCGCCGCCATCGACTCCATCCTGGCGCTGCTGCGCGGCGAGCCGCGCGACCTGCGCGAGATCGTGCTCGATACTGCCGGCCTGCAGGCCTTCGCGCTCGGCGTCTACGAACTGGCGCGTGCGATTCCTCCGGGCCAGACGCGCACCTACGGTGAGCTGGCAACCGCCCTGGGCGATCCCGGCGCGGCACGCGCGGTGGGGCGGGCGCTGGGCGCCAATCCCTTCCCTATCGTCGTGCCCTGTCATCGCATCCTCGGCGCGGGCGACTGGAGCGGCGGCTTCTCCGCGCACGGCGGCGTGGAGACCAAGAAGAAGCTGCTGTTCATCGAGTCGGGCGGCAGGGGGCAGCAGGAGTTGTTCTAG
- a CDS encoding DMT family transporter, whose protein sequence is MSLRLSPLSALLIGATLIGLAPIFVRLADVGPTATAFWRLALAAPVFGLLMLLRGESFRGTSSRSLGWLALAGLFFVGDLAVWHQSILWTSVANSTLLTNLAPVWVTLVAWWLWGERVRPAFIAGLGLAFGGALLLMADSMEVSRRTLIGDLLSVVTSLFYAGYLLVLSHQRRYHSTLAVMFWTSATAAIVLLPMTLLQGEVLWPQSAQGWWVLLGLAMLSHVLGQGLIAYGFAHLPASFSSVSLLLQPLAAAAFAWLLLQERFGAQQALGGAIVLGGILWCRQSMKAEDKSAGS, encoded by the coding sequence TTGAGTCTGCGCCTGTCGCCTCTTTCTGCGCTGCTGATCGGCGCAACCCTGATCGGCCTTGCGCCGATCTTCGTGCGCCTCGCCGATGTAGGTCCCACCGCCACCGCGTTCTGGCGACTGGCGCTGGCGGCGCCGGTGTTCGGCCTGCTGATGCTGCTGCGCGGCGAAAGCTTCCGTGGAACATCGTCACGGTCACTGGGCTGGCTGGCGCTGGCCGGCCTGTTCTTCGTCGGCGACCTCGCCGTCTGGCACCAGTCGATCCTGTGGACCTCGGTGGCCAACTCCACGCTGCTCACCAACCTCGCGCCGGTCTGGGTCACGCTGGTCGCCTGGTGGCTATGGGGAGAGCGCGTGCGACCTGCCTTCATCGCCGGACTGGGGCTGGCCTTCGGTGGTGCGCTGCTGCTGATGGCCGACAGCATGGAAGTCTCGCGCAGGACGCTGATCGGCGACCTGCTGTCCGTCGTCACCTCGCTGTTCTATGCCGGCTACCTGCTGGTGCTGAGCCACCAGCGGCGTTACCACTCCACGCTCGCGGTGATGTTCTGGACCAGCGCCACCGCCGCCATCGTGCTGCTGCCGATGACGCTGCTGCAGGGCGAGGTGCTATGGCCGCAATCCGCGCAGGGCTGGTGGGTGCTGCTGGGGCTGGCAATGCTGTCGCACGTGCTGGGCCAGGGCCTGATCGCCTACGGCTTTGCGCACCTGCCGGCCTCGTTCTCCTCGGTCAGCCTGCTGCTGCAACCGCTGGCGGCGGCGGCCTTTGCCTGGCTGCTGCTGCAGGAGCGCTTCGGTGCGCAACAGGCGCTGGGTGGGGCGATCGTGCTGGGGGGGATTTTGTGGTGCCGGCAGTCGATGAAGGCCGAGGATAAAAGTGCCGGCTCGTAG
- a CDS encoding MFS transporter, with product MNEGLMSRPYRALTSGIVALISLIGFEYLAIATAMPAVARALDGLSLYTLAFGGPMATSVIGMVLSGGWCDRGGPRAPLWTGVAAFVTGLLLAGMAPSMALLVTGRLVQGLGGGLLSVALYVIVARAYPAALHPRIFAAFAAAWVVPVIVGPALAGWIVETLGWRWVFFSAVIVALPAALAVQAALRGRALPNPAPTAPQHARLWWALAAAGSAGLMYWAGQQGEHAGWLLPLTVIALALSARQLLPAGTLLAGRGLPAVVALRGLAAAAFFGCEVFIPLLLSGERGLSLTQAGLVLTVGALGWSAGSWWQARPGRAPRVLLLRNGMAAIALGILAMLALLWPAVPLALGVAGWIAAGLGMGVVYPTLSVLTLELSEPSQQGTNSSALQLSDSLFSATALALSGALFAALLPQSAMAGYVAGLLLAAGFAVAGVVVAGRTEAGIPVRGTLAAA from the coding sequence ATGAATGAGGGCCTGATGTCGCGGCCCTACCGCGCGCTCACCAGCGGCATCGTCGCGCTGATCTCGCTGATCGGCTTCGAGTACCTGGCGATCGCCACGGCGATGCCGGCGGTGGCGCGCGCGCTCGATGGCCTGTCGCTGTACACGCTGGCCTTCGGCGGCCCGATGGCCACCAGCGTGATCGGCATGGTGCTGTCGGGCGGCTGGTGCGACCGCGGCGGACCACGCGCGCCGCTGTGGACCGGCGTGGCGGCCTTCGTCACCGGCTTGCTGCTGGCGGGCATGGCCCCTTCGATGGCGCTGCTGGTGACGGGCCGCCTGGTGCAGGGCCTCGGTGGCGGCCTGCTGTCGGTGGCGCTGTATGTGATCGTGGCCCGCGCCTATCCCGCGGCGCTGCACCCGCGCATCTTCGCCGCCTTCGCCGCGGCCTGGGTGGTGCCGGTGATCGTAGGTCCGGCGCTGGCGGGCTGGATCGTGGAAACGCTGGGCTGGCGCTGGGTGTTCTTCAGCGCCGTCATCGTGGCCCTGCCGGCGGCGCTGGCGGTGCAGGCCGCGCTGCGCGGACGTGCATTGCCCAACCCCGCGCCGACCGCGCCGCAGCACGCAAGGCTGTGGTGGGCGCTGGCGGCGGCGGGCAGTGCCGGGCTGATGTACTGGGCCGGGCAGCAGGGCGAACACGCCGGCTGGCTGCTGCCGCTGACGGTGATCGCGCTGGCACTGTCGGCACGACAGCTGTTGCCGGCAGGCACGCTGCTCGCAGGACGCGGCCTGCCCGCCGTCGTCGCGCTGCGCGGACTGGCGGCGGCAGCCTTCTTCGGCTGCGAGGTGTTCATCCCGCTGCTGCTCTCCGGCGAGCGCGGCCTGTCGCTGACCCAGGCCGGCCTGGTGCTGACCGTCGGCGCGCTGGGCTGGTCGGCCGGGTCCTGGTGGCAGGCACGGCCGGGGCGCGCGCCGCGGGTCCTGCTGCTGCGCAACGGCATGGCGGCGATCGCCCTGGGCATCCTCGCGATGCTGGCACTGCTGTGGCCGGCGGTGCCGCTGGCCCTCGGCGTCGCCGGCTGGATCGCCGCGGGCCTCGGCATGGGGGTGGTCTACCCGACGCTGTCGGTGCTGACGCTGGAGCTGTCGGAGCCGTCGCAGCAGGGAACCAACAGTTCAGCGCTGCAACTCAGCGATTCGCTGTTCTCCGCCACCGCGCTGGCCTTGTCAGGCGCGCTGTTCGCGGCGCTGCTGCCGCAGTCTGCGATGGCGGGATATGTGGCGGGGCTGCTGCTGGCGGCAGGGTTTGCTGTGGCCGGCGTGGTGGTCGCGGGGAGGACGGAGGCAGGAATTCCTGTGAGAGGGACACTGGCTGCCGCATGA